The genomic DNA GATCGCGGCCTGATGGACGCCGGTGCGGCTCCCCAGGAACGTGGGCCGGAGGTATTGCCGGACGTCGCCCAGCCGGTGGTAGGGGAAGAGCGGAAACTCGTCGGGCGACCGAAACGGCCGCTCCGGGTTGTGCACGATCCGCCCATCGTCCTTCCAGGTCAGCCCCGGCACCGCCCGGAGGAGAGCCCCGTCGCGGGCCGAAGCGGACGGGCCGGGCGGGCCGGCATCCGGCAGCCGCTCCAGCAGGTCCAGCAACGTCTCCTCTCCCTGGCCGCGGATGACATAGTCCACGTAGGGCGCGTTGATGGCGGCATTCGCGTACAGGGTCGGAAAGTACCCGCCCCACGCGATCGGCACGTCGGGATGGGCCGCCCGGACGGCGGAGGAGATTCGGATCGCCGGGCCGACCTGCGGTCCCGGCATGACGGTCAGCCCGACCAGCGCACAGGGGCCCGCCGCCAGCGCCCTGAGCACGGCGCCGGCCCCGTCGGGCTCCACGTTCTCGTCCACGATCTCGTAGTCGTAGCGGTCCTCCAGCACCGCCCCCAGCGCCAGCACCGAGAGCGGCAGCCGGATGTTCTCGCGGTCACAGATCCGCGGATTGACCAGGATCATGCGCCGCCTCGCCATCGAGCTCCCCCCTCAGCGCGACGGGGACGCCGAGTAGATGGTGAGGATCTCGTTTCCGCAGTCCTGCCGCGCCACGGCGGCCACGGTCAGCGCCTGCTCCTTCAGGGCTGCCAGCATCCCGTCGGCATCGCCTTCGGTGGAGAGAACGAGGAGCGCGCGCCCCCCTGGCGTGAGCGCGGCCGGCAAACCCGCGGCGAAGCGCTCCATGACGTCGGTCCCCTGCCAGGCGACCTCGAGTGGAGACCGGGGGACGCCGCGGAAGAACGGAGGATTGAACAGGACCAGCTCGAACTGCTCGCCCTTGACGGGGTCGAAGAGATCCCCGTGACGAATCTCGACCCGGTCCTCCACCTGATTGAGGAGCGCGTTGATGCGCGCGCAGCGCACCGCCTCCGGGTTGATGTCCACCCCCACCGACCGGAATCCCCGCCGGGCGGCGAAGATCGCCCCCACGCCGGAGCCCGTCCCCATGTCGAGGACCCGGGCCTCGCCCCGATCAGGGGAGGCCGCCCACGCCTTCCGGTGATCGGCGAGCGGCAAGGTCGCCACCGCCCGCGCGAGGAATGCGCTGGAGGCAAAGACCGTCGGGTTGAAGACCTCCGGGAGGATCAGGAGGCGGACACCGTCGAGGCGCTCGAGGACGTGCCGGCCCACCCGGCGTCGCAACAGCGGCCACTGCATGCCGAGCCAGACGCGGGTCCATCCGCGCGTGAGCCGGTTCATCGGGACGCGCGCTCCATCGGCTCGGCTCCGGCGCCGGCGGCCCGGTGGAAGAGCACCGGCCCCGGCGCGAGCCGGGACTCCTCCACGGTCCGGCCCAGGAGCAGCACGTGCGAGCCGGTCTGGACGGTGGCCTCGATCTCGATCTCGGCGATGGCCAGTGAGAAGTCGGGGCAGGAAAGGCCGAAGCGGGTGCTCGTGATCCGGCCGAAGGGTGGCGGATCGATGGGGCCGGCCGCGGTGTGA from Candidatus Methylomirabilota bacterium includes the following:
- a CDS encoding HemK2/MTQ2 family protein methyltransferase — translated: MNRLTRGWTRVWLGMQWPLLRRRVGRHVLERLDGVRLLILPEVFNPTVFASSAFLARAVATLPLADHRKAWAASPDRGEARVLDMGTGSGVGAIFAARRGFRSVGVDINPEAVRCARINALLNQVEDRVEIRHGDLFDPVKGEQFELVLFNPPFFRGVPRSPLEVAWQGTDVMERFAAGLPAALTPGGRALLVLSTEGDADGMLAALKEQALTVAAVARQDCGNEILTIYSASPSR